The Lytechinus pictus isolate F3 Inbred chromosome 14, Lp3.0, whole genome shotgun sequence genomic sequence CTGTAATATTCCCTTTAGAAGCATCTAGCCTAAAGATTACATTTCAGttacattttctttcataaattaaatattgaaatgTACTGGCCTCTCTCTGCCCGGGTTTCGAAATTCATCCAACAAGGCTTTCTGTTCCCCTAGGGGAACGAACTTACTCTCAATATATAGCTTCCTCGGTTCTGCCCTTGAAAAATAAACTCTTTTTCCAGCATCCTTGGCCGCATGCAGCAGTGGAAATTGAGGTTTCCTCGCCTCCCGGACAGCTTTAGGGAGATCATCCGTTATAACAAACTTGGTACCTTTAAGATGCTtggcatttttcattattttatctttatctGGATACCGCAGCATTCTTGCTTTGATCGGACGAGGACCTCGTGGAGCCGGGCATCGATGGACTCGCTGAAACTCCATTCCTCGAACCTCTTCCTCATTCATCTTCAATTTCTCCTTCATAAAATCTCTCACCACCTTTTGTGTATCCTCTGGTTCAGCTGGGCCTCCTCCTTCTGCAATCCCAAGAAACACAATGTTTTCTCGTGCGGCGTAAACACTCAGCTTTTCCAGCTCCATCGACAGCTTCTCGaacttctccttgaagttttTTTCCACCTGCGGTATGGTCTCCAAAGTTATTTTCTCCGTCACGTTTGCGTTATAGGATACCGATGTAATCAATTCCGTCAACTTCGTTTCCATTTCCATAACGCGAGACATTGTGTTTCGAATCTGGGCCTCcatatttttctcaagtctATCTAGCCTTTCTTGCGTCTGTCTGAAATGGTTGTTCATCAGCTGTCTAAGAGATTCAGTCTCTTCATTCTCATTTCTCTGCCCAGCGCCGGCGGTCCCTGTTGCCTGGCTCCCGGGGCTAGAGGACGGTTTCTTTCGCTTGTCTCGGTTCATTGCAGGTGCTTGCGGGTTCAAATCTCAGTACACACAAAGTCAATACAAATTTTAGGAGAGGGTCCGCACACGTGCTCACTCGTTGAAGGTCATGTCGCGAATCATCCTGGTAGCAGAGTTCTTCAAAGGAACCGATCATTACCGGTTTAACGATTACACCGTCCAGATTGACGACGGTTATCCGATGGAGACAGCGTTCACGTGGCTAGCTCGGTTGTGATGCGAGTGCGTACGCAGTCGCCGGCGGGGAGGAGATGCAGCTACAATGATTCCTTCAGTAGCTGCTTTGTATTTTCTCTCCTTTCTGCGatctacgttttttttttacaatttttcattctaGGCTTGTAGGATTGTAGTGCCCCTAGAGAAATTTAAGCGTGCTGCAAGCTAGCAAACAGTATAGACTTTAATATGCATGCCTATTACTAGCCTATTAATCTATCCACTTAGTCTGCTGGCACAGACCCTTTGATTTCACAGTTTGCATTGTGCATAGAACAGAGTGAGACTAGATTAACTGTGTACTGTGGCTGGTTCTGTCTTATTTGACGCAGACAGAGCCTTTggcgtctagtcttcactctagacatggtaTATTTGGTTAAAGTTTCAAATATGAATCTGTGTTTGCAGACTACGATCCACTTGCTTTTCACCTGGCcatgttacaaccgataatgatATAATGTCACAGcaatggccctgggaagcgggggtgctgcgtgtattattctccataggcagcacccctggaattctggtaggtgtgacaaaatggagaaatgtaaccaaaatgaccaaCATTTTGTATAGAAtcccttttttctgtttttaaaaaaaaatcgtacgTAAACTTCCGTTGGAAGGCATAGACAgttctggggcccatttcataaagagttgctatcatagcaagttgctatcatagcaactctggtagaatagcagcttttgcttgctatgctagcaactttgcatttcataaaagcacattcgctggaaagtcagcttgactttccagctatttatttgaatagtcatgtacgaggctgattagggggaaatcccctttatctccagttttttgttttcaattcaagtcaTAAGTTTAGGTAGAAAGCACTGGCggattcagggggggggcacagccggctcgtgccccccccccccccccacctttgagaagcaaaattagaagaaaaaaattgaaagagaatatatattttttttttgcttattaattttttcgggagcgaaattattatttagcagctgcaaacagggtctgcagcataAGACTAGCAGTTGAAGCAGAGTGATGGCTCTATGGCGATAGTTTGCCATTCTAGAAGAgagtaagaagaaaatatcaatttgtcaCAGGATGGCATAGCATTGTTTCTCCATTGTGTAAGTTTTCAgagaattgatttaatttagccctatgccagggaaaaaattattttaaaaagggggaaaatttattattattgccggtcgaaatttcaccttcaacaaagTTTCTACCGTACAATTTTcatcccagtcccacacttgactatttgtgtcggtaatgcaaggttgtatcaacaacaaggcaggcgctaacccagggagctcccgcccgcgtagcgggcggtagcccaggggcttaccgtgtattttaccatactcacgggactagggtgatttgtggtctaaatatttctccaaatgaattgtgaaaacagaaattatgcacttaccacgattatatggatgaaggtctaacgagtggcagtttcctgacatctgggcacaaactggaacctcaaaaaaatgaaaagttatctccttctacccccgtctcgatcggccatttttgttatgaattgtaacaaaatggccgatcgagactggggtacggtagaaggagagaacttttttttgagtatggtaaaatacacggtaagcccctgggctccggcctgctgggcgggccggagctccctgggttaggcaGGCGCAGGCCACTGCTGGTGCAGTGCTATTAAAAATCACGTAcctgaagcaagtaaatttgtaggctctaatcatgcatgaaacatcgaaaatgaccttaaaagattatttttgtttataatggaAATATTTTTAAGTTATCGGTTTCAACGGCGAATAACCATTCAGTACCGTAAACTAAAACTTTAAAAGTAAACGGATTCCACAATGCCATGGCCatgactttttttgttgttgagaaagtcagaaacagaaaaaaaagattttatcatttttttttttatggcctaggacttttttaatttaggctttaaattaaaCACTTCCACATAATAGATCTACCTTCCTCTATTTTTTCCTACAAGAAAAAAGATCCTCtccatttgtcttttttttttaagtctgtctataacttccctttttttttccttggccTGCCCCGTGATAAACTGAAAAATTTGTTGTTTCGGAagaattttttaacattttttttttggtaggtaggacaaaaaaaagaaactgcaTTTCTACTAGAAAGCGTTCccttaatatattctttattcatgttattagcattattaacgcatacattcgtaattccgaagcttcgttattccaaTGGTTCgcatattccgaaggttcgttattccgaaggttcgtaattccgaaagttcgtaagtccgaaaacgaaatagggttcgttattccgaaggttcgttagtccgaaaacaaagtgaggtttgtaattccgaaggtttgttaatccgaaaacaaaatgaggttcgtgATTCCGAAAACAtaatgattaacaaaccttatttcgttttcagactaacgaaccattggaacatcgaaccttatttcgttttcagattatcgaaccttcggaataacgccacaaatgttcggattaacgaacccttctacgttttcggattgacgaacatcgaggtataggcaatttacgtgtttcggaattacgaaccttcgaaatatagaaccttcagaattacgaagtgtaaccattaTTAATTATCACAGACATTGCTCTAAATATCCGTTCTCTTGTAAGAGCCCTTTGGGCATGCCTGAGCACAACGTACGCCATTCTTAACAATGAAAAACCCTTTACAGTGTCAACTTGACGCTCCCCTATGGCCAGCTTCAAATATTTAACCCtatttgacgctccagtaaccATACTTGACTTTCcagtaaaaagttgacgctcctactggagcgtcaactttttatgaaatgcgctgcagcgtcaaatattaaatttgacgctgcaagtgaaaatttgacgctgttttgggacttgacgctgacgctgtacctttatgaaatgggcccctggtcaTAATCCAACAAAAGAACCAACTGGGCTGGTAGAAACTCCTTAAGTTGTAGTCCGCAATGCTGGTTATGATGAAACGGATGCTGAAAATGCGATGGGCGATCGCAGTCACCGTATTGAACtaaaatgtccgtgaagacaaTGTCGATGATGATAAACAGCTGATTTCAGCAGTCCACGGGTTGCAGAATGAGAACTGAAAATTGCTCTTTACATACTGGCAAACAGTTCCGTATAAAACTCGATCTGTACGGAGATAAATTCTGGGCTCTGAAATTCTATCTTGTGATATTTTGAGTTCTGATTCTTCTGAAAAATCTCCCAAACTTTGATATCAATTTCCAATCTTCTTGAAGCTTCCAGTTATTTCTACAATATGGACATTCCCCTTTCTTCAAGAAAAATACACTAGTTTAAAAAACATCCTGAATGATCTCATAATGGTAAAAACAATACCTATCTTGTCCTTTTTCCTTGCCAGCCAGCGAATCATATTGTCTATAGAGATTAATGCAGGTTAATAATTATGTGGTTCATTTCTGAATAATGAAAATTCCACTgcctcattaaatatgcaatcaaAAAGTAATTTACCCTTAACACTGACATTGAGTTGAATGAATGTTACAATGAATAGTTATTTATTGAGATAATTATGTACAAGCATGTGCTTATACAGTATATTATATAGCGTTGTAGTGACTCCCCCTTAAAGTGTTTATATGgagaatcattaaaaaaataaatgtataatcTTATATTTTTCTAGTATATAATGAATTGCATTTTTACCAGGAATAGATTTAAAACAGTTCTATATTCAACTCcaattgtgtatttatgtattCTCTTTATGTAAAAATTGCTCCATTTTGGGGAAAGTGATAAATTTTTGCATTTGTaatataaatttgttattgtaattcTGAAATATGTCGTTCTAATATTAGGGggataataaacaataaaagaaacTAGTCCAAGTAGTGTTGTTTGTCAGCAATGAATGAGTTTTGGAAGGAAAgtaaaatgatgattatgatgataatgatgatgatgatgatgatgataataataatagtaatgataaaataatataaattataattattgtaacAGAAGGCTGCACCATATAAGCATGCTTATATGGTGCATTTTCCAGTTACGGGAACacaaaaccaaaaaaatatgtgaatgaAATTACGAAATATGAATGTAATTCTGAGGGTTTCATTTATTCAACATGCCCATACAGACAACGTGGAAGAAGGAACATCAGCGGCCTGCCAATCCCCGCCTATACCATTATGAGTGGgtcaatcaaataaatattatgcAGAATGTACGAAGCGCTTTATAGAATGTTTATATAGCTTGAAAACGGCCAACCTTATCAGGCACTCGAGCTCTACACCTGGATGGAGCGTGGTAAACAACGCCACGTTAAATGACGAGAGTGCCGCGATTCATTTTATTGAAGATGAGATGTCTGCGATTGACGTAGAATGCAGCTGTTCGTAATTTCATGAAGTTACGCGTGATTTTACTCATGACTGCTGACCCTTTCTTGTACTAAAATTGTGTATTCATATTCTATGcctatgtagctgacttagcACTGAAATTTTTTTAGAGTCGTGTGTAACGTCGTATGTAATTTTACGAATAGCTTTATACAATACCAACAGGACACACGTTCAAAACACATGTCATCACACAATTAtcgacattaaaaaaaaatatgtttcaaaagatattatttcattttctcgcGATCGCTATTTTTCTAAATGGAGTTGTTGCAGGAACATTCAGACACTATAGTTGTCAGGTTAGCAAGGATTCCATCCTGATTCCTTTTTGAATTACAAAGGTATTTTCATGGCTTGCATTCCTCGATTCATTGCCAAAATCATTTAGCAAATCTACAAAATTTAAAAGATTCCTTCACATCATTTCTGAAGCTGTTGTTGACAAGATAATACACAAAGAAGTTAACGACGTGGTTGAGGAGCGCGAGATCTAACAGAATGTTGATGACGATATGGAATCGACGCCAAAACAATATCGGTAAGACAGGGATAATTAGTTTAGGGGTCCACGTTACCAAGAAGAAAGCTGTTATGATGAGAAGCATGCGAGTAGTTTTCCGTCCATGATCAGAATACTTTTTGTTCTTTATCGACTTCGGTGGAACAGAAACAGGAACAGAGAGCTGTGAAGATGAACCTGTTGGTGGGGGGAATCGTAGGTTAGTGTCTCCTGCATTCAAGAAATGGCTCTCACCTTCATCGTGGCCCTCTTCGGCTATTTTTTTAAACGAAGACACCGGACTTGTCAGAGAATGGTCGTTTCTATCAAAAGCATTATGGGCGTTGTCTCGAGTGTTTGCACGTTTCATTATTGTTTCTTTGCCAAGGATACCAGTGTCTCTGCCCGGTGGTTCCGTCTCACGGCCTGTCGAAGAAGTACTGATAACTACATCTTGACTGACCGTAGGAAGGCCATGTCTATTGTTGACCAGGTCGGCATGAATCTTGGCCCTCTTCCGCAAAGAGTGGTACACGAGGCCGTACATGATAGATATTGttacaaaagataagaaaaacaaGATAAAGTACAAAACCCGGAATGGGAAAGTCACGTCATTCGGCACCGATGATACGCAAGTGATGATTCCGTAAAGCGTTATGTCTCCGACTACACTAAATGTGACGAATGGGATGTTTGAGACGATGGCGACCAGAATACATACCGCTACAATGAAACACGACGATCGTACCGTGATCCGACGTCGTAATGGACGACAGACAGCCACGTAGCGGTCAATACTGATTGACAAGGTTAGAAAGAGCGAAGCTAAAGTATAAATTTCTTTTAAGAACCAACGGAGAGCTACCATCAGACACGTGAGATTGGCGTTCAGCTCCAGATCTCTCAGCACAAAATTGCCTACAGGCATGACAGATGAGAACGTGCTAGCAATTAAGTCGACTACCGCTTGGCCGATGATGAGGATGTCCGTGCTCGTCTTCCGTTTCTTCCAGGTATAAGCGCGGATGATGACGGCGTTGCCGGGCATTCCTAAAATCAATACCATCGTATAGAAAATCAAATCAGCAATTTTGGTAATTTCGTCGATGTTGGTATGTGTGTCGTCCTGGCAGACATCATTTGATACATTATTATAGGCTGCAAGCAAGTCCAATTCTTGAGAATCTTTCGTTGCAGATTCGTTGATGACAGCTCTAGAGTAAAATGGTTTTCAAAATtctcgaatatatatatatatatatatatatatatatatatatactgcaaACAGTCTAACTGTTGTAGCATTCGAGTTAGCCTAACAAACACTTGGACCTAACACGAATATTCATGCCTCAATTGAACAAGAATGAATAATCGGGGTGGGTTTATATATGATGATGAAAGATATTCATATAACGCTGATGTCGTCTTGTGCCTACAATAATTACTGTGAAAATAAAGTGACAGTTTCTCGATGAGCAACTCACTTCATGCAAATAAAAACATCGTTTGGATGTACCTGAAGCTGAATGAAGCTGAACAAGAATAGACGAAAAACACTAATTCCATTCACAGAATGAATGGAAGCCACCATTACAGAAAGACTTCGGAAATTCACACTTGAAGaacagagagatagagagatagagagagatacggagagagatggagagagagatggagagaaagagggagaggaagagggtaTTGAGGATCGAGAGATGCATGTGGAAAATTTTATTGCGATaacttatttaaaatgatactgTAATAAGGGATTAAACAAATCTCACAGTTTCTGAACAATTCAGACCTTTGAATATGTAtatcatcacccccccccccattttctctttttccctccAAGTATTGGTGTATAAGGGTCGTATTGGTGTATAAGGGTCGTATTGGTGTATAAGGGTCGTATTGGTATATAAGATTCGTATTGGTGTATAAGGGCCGTATTGGTGTATAAGGGCCGTATAGGGGTATAAGGGTCGTATTGGTGTATAAGGGTCGTATTGGGGAATAAGGGTCGTATTGGTGTATAAGGGTCGTATTGGGGTATAAGGGTCGTATTGGTGTATAAGGGCCGTATAGGGGTATAAGATTCGTATTGGTGTATAAGGTTCGTATTGGTGTATGAGGGTCATATTTGAAGTACAAGGTTCGTATTGGCGTATGAGGGTCGTATTGGTGTATAATGTTCGTATTGGTGTATAAGGGTCGTATTGGGGTAAAAGGGTCGTATTGGTGGATAAGGGTCGTATTAGTGTATGAGGTTCGTATTGGTGTATAAGGGCCGTATTGGTGTATAAGGGTCGTATTGGTGTATCAGGGTCGTATTGGGGTATAAGGGTCGTATTGGTATATAAGGGTTGTATTGGCGTATAAGTGGactggtttcattttttttttcattcacgaTATGCCATTTTCCTTGGGTTGAAATGACCAACATCAAATATAGACAGCGATGATGAAGATCAAAACCAGGGGGAGGGGTGGTTTATAAGTGTCATGTCCTGGTAATTAAAGTACATGACGGCATAGAGGAGACTGCTTGAAAGGCTTGACATGTTGATGGAGCATTTTAATAGTTTGATATAATGAAAACTGACAATGATTTGAAGAATACAATTTAGGAGATAAATCTTAAATGTCATTAACTGGAGAGTTACGGAAAAAATATAGACTTCATATACACCATTATAGATGATGTAGGTTATTGTCgtcaaactttttttaaaagcacTCCCCCaagttaatttttcttttgtcgtgcatgtataattcaaatattgATCTTGCCTTAGACTTGTGTTATGAGAACACACATGCATGCAACTTAATGTTACATCACCAAGATTACAAGtcattaatattttcacatcAATATATCGGAAATGTTATCGAATAGAATATAAAAACATAACAATCACCCATCGCAGAATAATAAAAActcaattacatgtaaatggacATCAAGCTTCCAccgtggatcttcttttttaatatattatgataatgataatattccaCATTTATAAGTCTCAGAAAACTTACATCAATAGCCTCTCCCACAGACTTGCCCTATACATACGTGAATAATACTCCTTAATTACTTAATATCTTGCCAAAGTCCCCCCTTTGTCTCATTTAATCCTCTCCGTCTGCATTACCCTCTTAAAACTAGCCACAAACACCGCTACAGTACCGGGACTGTCCTGAGACTGTATATAGCAGTGTTGCCTTCAGCACATGTTCAGTGTGAATTCTCGGACCCGCATTAAAGTACTCCAGGATAACATTGCCTCGCATAAATTAACTCCACCACAAACTCTCGCTAGGCAAGCCATAACAATAGTAGTCCAGTTTGGACCTTGGTGTTTGGAAGTTccctttcccaaagctaacatagagggcacatgtctcccaatcACTAATCAGTGCCAACCCAGGGAAGATGAGTgaattggcgctgattagagattgggggacatgtgccctctatgtttGATTTGGAAAAAGGAACTTCCAAACaccaaggtccaatctggactataACAATAGACAGCCCCGCGTGACTGTCGCGGTGTACCTTCAGTCTGGACTTTCGCTGCACGACGCAAACGGACTTTACGACGGTAAGTTGAGACTTTTGGAGAGACTGTCCTGCAATTAATGCAAGTTGTTTGacatttcattcaattcaattcaatttaaaaatggtcTTTATTAATAATCAAACATGTTAACAATCATTCATGAAAAAACAGCAAGAGCtggaaaaatcatgtttacaagTTGGTGTTGGCACATTATTAAATACATAGTAAAAACCATAGTAAAATGCATTAAGAAAGGCTATACATTTAAAAGTTAATACAATTTAGATAGCATAAAaggcaatgaatgaatgaatgtaataTGATAATGGCAGACTTGAAGGAGAGGAGACTGACACTTAtttaaatgacaaaattaaTTGTATGGTGGGGTGGGGATGACCATTTTGCATTGCCTTTTCTAGTCTACACACTCATCTTTTGTTGAGTATGTCAACCAAAAAAGGCAATGGACTGTTTTTAAATCTTGTTGTTCTTATTGGAAATTGTTGATAGTTGTTTGTGCGACGAAGAgatatgtttgtatgtttttttttcgagGTAGCCATGTCTTACACAAAGGATGAGTTGAAATTCACGGtgattttgcaatttttttacacAGTGTCAGTCTTCTCTCCTCAAGTGTTGGTAAATTACATACCTGACATGCATTTGTGtatgtgatgtacatgtaattatgtccTATGATAATTTAACATACTCTCCGTTGTATTCTTTCAatagtattattttgttttgctgtAAGACTGCTATGAAAAACTGGAGCACAATATTCTAAAATTGGTCGTATATAACCCATATATATTGTCACTAAATCCTTCAAAGGTAAATTGAACTTTTTCAGTTTCCTTAACatatataattttctattgCACCTTTTAACCAAGTCATCGACATGTAAATTCCATTTCAAATCAGATTGTATAATAACTCCAAGAATTTTGATACTTTCTACATTACATAAGGCAGAGTTATTAATGGCAAGAACCTCAAGAGTGATGGGGTTTTTCATAAAAGTAATATGTAAGGTAAAACACTTTGAGGGATTGAGTGACATATTATTTGATTGTGACCAGGATTGCACTGATCAGAATTAAGTACTGATTGTAATTGCGAAGTGTCGGTTGATTTACGACACTGTACTAAAGACAAATCATCAACATATTTAAAATAGTGTATAGgaatattttcacataaatcATTTAATTGAATCCAattatggagcgttgtggcccagtggattagtcttctgactttgaaacagagggtcgtgggttcgaatcccagccatggtgtaatttccttcagcaagaaattcatccacattgtgctgcactcaacacaggtgaggtgaatgggtacctggcaggaatttattccttgaaatgcgtgtgcgctgtaatcttagtaattacggctgccaagctacagctggggtaataatatccaagtcctttggaagcgcatagagacaatattcataatgtgttatgcgctatacaagaactgtatattaaTATTATGAGAATTTGTTTACCTTTCGCATCCAacacggaaacattcaatctgaggctcgtgtgcaaaattctggttgctactatggtaacagcgacatATCCGATTTAGGAGTTTCCAGAGCCACCTTTGGTTCGTCCTAGAGCTCGAGGTAGCTGCCCGgaagcaaaattatttttcccac encodes the following:
- the LOC135156721 gene encoding vasopressin V1b receptor-like, translated to MVLILGMPGNAVIIRAYTWKKRKTSTDILIIGQAVVDLIASTFSSVMPVGNFVLRDLELNANLTCLMVALRWFLKEIYTLASLFLTLSISIDRYVAVCRPLRRRITVRSSCFIVAVCILVAIVSNIPFVTFSVVGDITLYGIITCVSSVPNDVTFPFRVLYFILFFLSFVTISIMYGLVYHSLRKRAKIHADLVNNRHGLPTVSQDVVISTSSTGRETEPPGRDTGILGKETIMKRANTRDNAHNAFDRNDHSLTSPVSSFKKIAEEGHDEGESHFLNAGDTNLRFPPPTGSSSQLSVPVSVPPKSIKNKKYSDHGRKTTRMLLIITAFFLVTWTPKLIIPVLPILFWRRFHIVINILLDLALLNHVVNFFVYYLVNNSFRNDVKESFKFCRFAK